The following is a genomic window from Acidobacteriota bacterium.
GCCGGGCGGCTTACAGGCAGGCCGGAGGCCAGGTCCCCGACCGATCGCGGACCCGATCGGAGTCGCTCGAAGATCTCGCGACGCGTCGGATCAACCAGGGCCTTCAGAAGGTGTTCGTGAGATACCACTATCGGTAAGTTTATACTTACTATTGAATAATGCAATATCGGCGGTTTCTTTCGCGAGGATCGACTGACTGCCGCAGGCCGTCGTCCGCCGCTCGAAACACGATATAGAATCTATGGAAACCGGACCGGCAGATTCCGGCCGAATTGGAGTGAGCCGCTGTGACGATTACCGCCGACATCGAGGATCTTTCAGTCGCGGACTTCATGATGCTGCTGGCCCAGGGCCAGAAGACGGGCCGGATGACCGTGGTGAGCGGGCGCAATCGCCTCACGCTCGCCTTTCGGAACGGCGACATTGTCTACGCCTCCTCCACCGGGACGCGAGAAACTGTGGGTGCGATGCTCGTGCACCGCGACCTGATCAGCGAGAAGCAGCTCGACGAGGCGCTTACTCGACAGAACGAACAGGAAGGACCTACGCTCCTGGGTCAGATTCTCATGGAGATGGACGCGGTCACCCCCGAAGAATTGAATCGAATCGTGTTCCTCCAGTTCCAGAACGTCATGCGAGATGCACTGAGCTGGAAACAGGGTGTCGGGACCTACGAGCCGATGGAGATTCCTGATCTCGGCCAGGTCAGGGTGGATCCGCACGAGGTCATGCTCGAGACCGGTTTTCGCGCCGAGCAGGTTCTTCTCGGTGGCGCGGCCGAACATGACAAGGCGATTCAAAAGGACTCGGCGGCCGGCGAGTCCACAGGAGTACGGTCCGTCCTCGAAGGCCTGAAAGAGCAGTCTCTCATCGTCACGTCCGAAATGGCCGCGGTCAT
Proteins encoded in this region:
- a CDS encoding DUF4388 domain-containing protein: MTITADIEDLSVADFMMLLAQGQKTGRMTVVSGRNRLTLAFRNGDIVYASSTGTRETVGAMLVHRDLISEKQLDEALTRQNEQEGPTLLGQILMEMDAVTPEELNRIVFLQFQNVMRDALSWKQGVGTYEPMEIPDLGQVRVDPHEVMLETGFRAEQVLLGGAAEHDKAIQKDSAAGESTGVRSVLEGLKEQSLIVTSEMAAVILDYAARLVKRAILFLVCPDSFSVVGGFDDEDRNSALSMAAGHRIERQETEDSVISWVIDEARSYRGRLKHGEANKALVEMLGDLIPTEVIVIPFVVDGKVAAVLYGDNGSEKNAIGNSGELERVVARVAREMANPIRDRD